The following are encoded in a window of Lactobacillus acidophilus genomic DNA:
- the gtfA gene encoding sucrose phosphorylase — translation MPIENKVMLITYPDSLGKNLKELDEILSEDLKGAVGGIHLLPFFPSTGDRGFAPTGYTEVDPKFGDWSDIEKIGKKYYLMFDFMINHISRQSKFYKDFKQKKDKSKYADLFLSWDKFWPEGRPTRKDIDLIYKRKDRAPYQEITFTDGSKEKLWNTFGEEQIDMDVRKEVTQKFIKDTLRALIDHGADIIRLDAFAYAVKKLDTNDFFVEPEIWDLLKQVQDDISDKGAMILPEIHEHYSMPFKISKHGYYIYDFALPMVTLYSLYSGKSNRLADWLKKCPMKQFTTLDTHDGIGVVDARDILSPDEIKYTSNELYKVGANVKKKYSSAEYHNLDIYQINTTYYSALGNDDKKYFIARLIQMFAPGIPQVYYVGMLAGKNDIELLEKTKEGRNINRHYYGREEVAEETKRPLVAALLKLFNFRNNEAAFDLDGSIEITTPNENVIQITRMNKDKTRKARAVINLKNLTYQVTVNNEVINF, via the coding sequence ATGCCAATTGAAAATAAAGTAATGTTAATTACTTATCCAGACAGTTTGGGTAAAAATTTAAAAGAATTAGATGAAATTTTAAGTGAAGACTTGAAGGGGGCTGTAGGCGGTATTCACTTATTGCCATTCTTCCCATCAACTGGTGACCGTGGATTTGCTCCGACTGGATATACAGAAGTAGATCCTAAGTTTGGTGATTGGTCAGACATTGAAAAAATAGGTAAGAAATATTATTTGATGTTTGATTTTATGATTAATCATATTTCTCGTCAATCAAAATTTTATAAAGATTTCAAACAAAAGAAAGATAAAAGTAAGTATGCCGATTTATTTTTGAGCTGGGACAAATTTTGGCCGGAAGGTCGTCCAACTCGAAAAGATATTGATTTAATTTATAAACGAAAAGATCGTGCTCCATATCAAGAAATTACTTTTACAGATGGCAGTAAAGAAAAATTATGGAATACTTTTGGTGAAGAGCAAATCGATATGGATGTTCGAAAGGAGGTGACACAGAAGTTTATTAAAGATACGTTGAGAGCATTAATTGATCATGGTGCTGATATTATTCGGTTAGATGCTTTTGCGTATGCTGTAAAGAAGTTAGATACTAATGATTTCTTTGTAGAGCCAGAAATTTGGGATTTACTAAAACAAGTACAAGATGATATTTCTGATAAAGGTGCAATGATTCTACCAGAAATACATGAACACTATTCAATGCCATTTAAGATTTCAAAGCATGGATATTATATCTATGACTTTGCTTTACCAATGGTAACTTTATATTCACTTTATTCAGGTAAGTCCAATCGCTTAGCTGATTGGCTTAAGAAATGTCCAATGAAACAGTTCACTACCTTAGATACACATGATGGTATCGGTGTTGTTGATGCTCGTGATATTCTCTCCCCTGACGAAATTAAATACACAAGTAATGAATTGTATAAAGTTGGAGCTAATGTTAAAAAGAAATATTCTAGTGCCGAATATCATAATTTAGATATCTACCAAATTAATACAACTTATTATTCTGCTTTAGGCAATGATGATAAAAAATACTTTATTGCGAGACTTATTCAAATGTTTGCGCCTGGTATTCCGCAAGTCTATTATGTAGGAATGCTGGCTGGTAAAAACGATATCGAACTCCTCGAAAAGACTAAAGAAGGTAGAAACATTAATCGTCATTACTATGGCAGAGAAGAAGTAGCTGAAGAAACTAAAAGACCTTTAGTAGCAGCACTCTTGAAATTGTTTAATTTTAGAAACAATGAAGCAGCTTTTGATCTTGATGGATCCATTGAAATCACTACGCCTAATGAAAACGTGATTCAAATAACTCGTATGAATAAAGATAAAACTCGAAAAGCAAGAGCTGTTATTAATTTAAAAAATTTAACTTATCAAGTGACTGTAAATAATGAGGTTATTAACTTTTAA
- a CDS encoding MIP/aquaporin family protein codes for MSGFIGEFLGTMVLIVLGTGCGAAINLNKSYAKGSHWLYVTIAWGMAVTFGVYVAANFGSQGHLNPAVTIGFAAFGFFPWSGVLPYLLGQFLGAFVGAVLVIIQYYPHFKATKTTEEGNQVGIFATAPAIKNNLFNFLSETIATFIFIFALLNLGDFDKGLKPLIVGLLIMVVGQGLGATTGFALNPARDWSPRLAYTILPVPNKSSANWQYAWVPMCGPIVGGLLASALQYFLK; via the coding sequence ATGTCAGGTTTCATTGGTGAGTTCCTAGGAACTATGGTATTAATCGTTTTAGGAACCGGATGTGGCGCAGCGATTAACTTGAATAAATCCTACGCCAAAGGTTCCCACTGGCTATACGTAACCATTGCTTGGGGTATGGCCGTTACATTTGGTGTTTATGTTGCTGCAAACTTTGGCTCACAAGGTCACTTAAATCCAGCTGTCACAATTGGGTTTGCGGCTTTCGGATTTTTCCCTTGGAGCGGAGTCTTACCTTATTTATTAGGTCAGTTTTTAGGTGCTTTTGTCGGTGCAGTACTTGTAATTATTCAATACTACCCTCACTTTAAAGCAACCAAAACTACCGAAGAAGGTAATCAAGTAGGTATTTTCGCTACAGCACCGGCTATTAAGAATAATTTATTCAACTTCCTAAGTGAAACAATCGCAACATTTATTTTTATCTTTGCTTTACTTAACTTAGGTGATTTTGATAAAGGTCTTAAGCCATTAATTGTTGGTTTATTGATTATGGTAGTTGGACAAGGTCTAGGTGCTACTACTGGATTTGCTTTAAACCCCGCTCGTGATTGGTCACCAAGACTTGCTTATACAATCTTGCCTGTACCGAATAAATCAAGTGCTAATTGGCAATACGCATGGGTACCAATGTGTGGTCCTATCGTTGGTGGTCTTTTAGCTTCAGCATTACAATACTTCTTAAAATAA
- the dhaM gene encoding dihydroxyacetone kinase phosphoryl donor subunit DhaM: protein MNLGITLVSHVPEIAEGLPQLLNQVAKDVPITKAGGTNDNDIGTSMEKIMQAFADNQADEILAFYDLGSAKMNLEMAIEMSDKKVHLYDTAFLEGAYTAASLIQAGVNLEDIEKQLKPLTIKD from the coding sequence ATGAATCTAGGAATTACTCTTGTTTCACACGTACCAGAAATCGCCGAAGGTTTACCCCAATTATTAAATCAGGTAGCTAAAGACGTGCCAATTACCAAGGCTGGCGGTACTAATGATAATGATATTGGCACCAGCATGGAAAAGATTATGCAAGCTTTTGCAGATAATCAAGCTGATGAAATTTTGGCTTTTTATGATCTGGGAAGCGCAAAAATGAACCTTGAAATGGCGATAGAAATGAGCGATAAGAAAGTTCACTTATATGACACTGCCTTTTTGGAAGGAGCTTATACCGCGGCTTCCTTAATTCAAGCAGGAGTTAACTTAGAAGATATTGAAAAACAACTAAAACCATTAACAATTAAAGATTAA
- the dhaL gene encoding dihydroxyacetone kinase subunit DhaL: MTLTVDTLTTWMNNFADKVETNKQYLSDLDTPIGDGDHGFNMSRGMQAVKEKLATKPADVPSALKTIAMALISTVGGASGPLYGTAFLEMAKKSSSTDNVGELLDAALAGIQKRGGAEPGDKTMVDVWYKLVPDIKDGSLSEDKIKDAVEATKDMIAKKGRASYLGERSKGHIDPGSESSGYLFETLLETEGLL; the protein is encoded by the coding sequence ATGACTTTAACTGTTGATACATTAACAACTTGGATGAATAATTTTGCGGATAAAGTTGAAACAAATAAGCAATATTTAAGTGATCTGGATACGCCAATTGGTGATGGTGATCACGGTTTTAACATGAGTCGCGGGATGCAAGCTGTTAAAGAAAAATTAGCTACTAAACCAGCCGATGTTCCAAGTGCATTAAAAACAATTGCTATGGCACTTATTTCTACTGTAGGTGGAGCTTCTGGTCCTTTATATGGAACTGCCTTTTTAGAAATGGCTAAAAAGAGTAGCTCAACTGATAATGTAGGTGAATTACTTGATGCTGCACTTGCTGGGATCCAAAAACGTGGCGGTGCAGAACCCGGCGATAAGACAATGGTTGACGTTTGGTATAAGTTGGTTCCTGATATAAAAGATGGCAGTCTATCCGAAGATAAAATCAAAGATGCTGTTGAAGCAACTAAAGATATGATTGCCAAAAAAGGTCGTGCAAGTTACTTAGGTGAACGTTCTAAAGGTCATATCGACCCAGGTTCTGAATCAAGCGGCTATCTTTTTGAGACGCTGCTTGAAACGGAGGGTTTATTATGA
- the dhaK gene encoding dihydroxyacetone kinase subunit DhaK, translated as MKKIINDPHNVVPEMVMGMTRSYPQFIEKIPDTEAVVRADKDSMKGKVGIVSGGGSGHEPTHAGYVGKGMLSAAVCGQVFTSPTPDQIYAAIKAVDQGKGVFLVVKNYSGDVMNFDMAKDLAEMEDIPVKSIVVDDDIAVENSLYTQGRRGVAGTLFMHKILGAAAQEGASLDELEKLAKKVLPNIKTLAVALSAATNPEVGKPGFLLKEDEIEYGVGIHSEPGYRREKIKPSKELVEELIGKLNDEMNLDGNKKYACLINGMGATPLMEQYVFANDVLNKLEEFNIKPSFMKVGNYMTSIDMAGISLTLFEIKEDKWLDYLNYPVQTIAW; from the coding sequence ATGAAAAAGATAATTAATGATCCACATAATGTTGTTCCCGAAATGGTCATGGGAATGACTCGTTCTTATCCTCAATTTATTGAAAAAATTCCTGACACAGAAGCTGTCGTAAGAGCCGATAAAGATTCTATGAAAGGAAAAGTTGGTATTGTCAGTGGTGGTGGTTCAGGTCATGAACCAACCCACGCAGGCTATGTTGGTAAAGGAATGCTTAGCGCCGCTGTTTGCGGTCAAGTCTTTACTTCTCCTACTCCAGATCAAATTTATGCTGCAATTAAGGCAGTAGATCAAGGAAAAGGCGTTTTTCTGGTAGTTAAAAATTATTCTGGCGATGTAATGAACTTTGATATGGCTAAAGATTTAGCGGAAATGGAAGATATTCCTGTTAAGTCAATCGTTGTTGACGATGACATTGCTGTAGAAAATAGCCTTTACACTCAAGGACGTCGCGGAGTAGCAGGAACTTTATTTATGCATAAAATTTTAGGTGCTGCAGCTCAAGAAGGCGCAAGCCTAGATGAACTTGAAAAGTTAGCTAAAAAAGTTTTGCCAAATATTAAGACTCTTGCCGTTGCCTTATCTGCAGCAACTAACCCAGAAGTTGGTAAGCCCGGTTTTCTTCTAAAAGAAGATGAAATTGAATATGGTGTTGGTATTCATAGTGAACCAGGTTATCGCCGCGAAAAGATTAAGCCTTCTAAGGAATTAGTTGAAGAATTAATTGGTAAGTTAAACGACGAAATGAATTTAGATGGCAATAAAAAATATGCTTGTCTCATTAACGGGATGGGCGCAACTCCATTGATGGAACAATATGTTTTTGCTAACGACGTTTTAAATAAACTTGAAGAATTTAACATTAAGCCTAGCTTTATGAAGGTCGGCAACTATATGACTTCAATCGATATGGCCGGTATTTCCTTAACTCTTTTTGAAATTAAAGAAGACAAATGGCTAGACTATCTAAATTACCCTGTTCAAACAATTGCATGGTAG
- a CDS encoding GTP pyrophosphokinase, whose protein sequence is MNIYGKYAPALDRILNQLLNRFDELNKNYEQVHHERLYEHLRGRVKSEASMEQKCKRKNLPLTPRSALRDNRDSIGLRVICNFIDDIYKFIAYIRSWDDVTIVKEKDYITNAKPNGYRSYHMILDVTVMDEDVDGNVPGHYFVEVQLRTIAMDTWASLEHEMKYKHQIKNPEMIGRELKRVADELASCDVSMQTIRQLIREED, encoded by the coding sequence TTGAATATTTACGGAAAATACGCCCCAGCACTGGATAGGATACTCAACCAGTTGCTTAATCGTTTCGATGAATTGAATAAAAATTATGAACAAGTTCATCATGAACGTTTATATGAACACTTGCGTGGTCGAGTTAAAAGTGAAGCCAGCATGGAACAAAAATGTAAAAGAAAGAATTTGCCCTTAACGCCGCGATCTGCTTTAAGAGATAATCGCGATAGTATAGGGCTGCGAGTTATCTGCAACTTTATTGACGATATTTATAAGTTTATTGCTTATATTAGAAGTTGGGATGATGTAACTATTGTTAAAGAGAAAGATTACATTACTAATGCTAAGCCTAATGGTTATCGTTCTTATCATATGATTTTGGATGTTACTGTAATGGATGAAGATGTTGACGGTAATGTACCCGGTCATTATTTCGTTGAAGTTCAGCTTAGGACAATTGCAATGGATACGTGGGCAAGTTTGGAACATGAAATGAAATACAAGCATCAAATTAAAAATCCAGAAATGATTGGACGAGAATTAAAGCGGGTAGCTGATGAATTAGCTTCTTGTGATGTAAGTATGCAAACTATCCGTCAGCTAATTAGAGAAGAGGATTGA
- a CDS encoding response regulator transcription factor gives MKILVAEDEPQLLRVLTVAMQKAGYEVDPVDNGLKAVEHAKKNCYDVIILDIMMPVMDGITALKQIRESGDKTYILMLTAKAEIDDRVTGLDSGADDYLTKPFSLKELLARLRSKERREEDFTPNELKVGDVSLNVSEQELASHNSIRLSGQETQLMNYFLLNEGKELSTDELLNHVWKNDEDANSDVVWIYVSYLRQKLQSIRSSVKIEGEKGGNYELVE, from the coding sequence ATGAAGATTTTAGTGGCAGAAGATGAACCGCAGCTACTACGTGTATTAACAGTTGCTATGCAAAAAGCAGGATATGAGGTTGATCCAGTTGATAATGGCTTAAAGGCTGTGGAACATGCCAAAAAAAATTGCTATGACGTGATCATTTTGGATATCATGATGCCCGTCATGGATGGAATTACCGCTCTTAAACAAATTAGAGAAAGTGGTGATAAGACTTATATTTTAATGTTAACAGCGAAAGCTGAAATTGATGATCGTGTAACTGGATTGGATAGTGGAGCTGACGATTATCTTACTAAGCCTTTTTCATTAAAAGAATTATTAGCAAGATTGCGCTCAAAAGAGCGACGTGAAGAAGACTTTACACCTAATGAATTAAAAGTAGGTGATGTTTCACTGAACGTTTCTGAGCAAGAATTAGCGAGTCACAATTCAATCAGATTAAGCGGTCAAGAAACGCAACTAATGAATTACTTTTTATTAAATGAAGGTAAAGAACTTTCAACTGATGAATTATTGAATCATGTTTGGAAAAATGATGAGGATGCTAATTCAGATGTTGTTTGGATTTATGTATCGTATTTGCGACAAAAATTACAATCAATTCGCAGCTCGGTAAAAATTGAGGGTGAAAAAGGTGGTAATTATGAATTAGTTGAGTAG
- a CDS encoding sensor histidine kinase, which yields MIQKFRWKFIGASVAALLLVLIITLGGLVGITRVQSQNEVNRVLTALVKNEGHLSPRNAQPAFGNQKDIINRNFLGGQYNPEAVYQYRYFAVTVDPTQRINVINDNNVYKINNTEIKSVTKRALANRDQFGDVKIGQNRYAYRVDKNAAGQTMIVFLNETLIFNRFWLLFRVSLVLGAFALLIFAAVLILVSGKAIKPIVDTYHKQQEFITNAGHELKTPLAVISANTEMEEMLGNNSEWNESTKEQVEKLSELINRLISLARTGENGEVALSKVDFSQIVEDVTQNFKSVMKQNDLVYQVSIREGINVIAEKHSLTEVVNILLDNARKYCDPHGRVKVELVKSTLSKNAILRVINTYKEGKNKDYTHFFDRFYREDESHNSKKGGFGIGLAMAQELIHTFHGKISVNHREENIVFSVSLKIVK from the coding sequence ATGATTCAGAAATTTCGCTGGAAGTTTATTGGAGCTTCTGTTGCAGCATTACTACTAGTTTTGATAATTACTTTAGGCGGATTGGTCGGTATTACTCGTGTTCAAAGCCAAAATGAAGTTAATCGCGTGCTGACAGCATTGGTAAAAAATGAAGGTCATTTATCGCCGCGTAATGCACAACCAGCTTTTGGTAATCAAAAAGATATTATTAATCGTAATTTTTTAGGCGGACAATATAATCCGGAGGCTGTGTATCAGTACCGTTATTTTGCAGTAACTGTAGATCCTACGCAGCGAATAAATGTGATTAATGATAATAATGTTTATAAGATTAATAATACTGAAATAAAGAGTGTTACAAAAAGAGCTCTAGCTAATCGAGATCAATTTGGAGATGTAAAAATTGGGCAGAACCGATACGCATATAGAGTTGATAAAAACGCTGCTGGACAGACAATGATCGTTTTCTTGAATGAAACACTTATTTTTAATCGATTCTGGTTGTTATTTAGAGTGTCACTTGTTTTAGGAGCATTTGCATTATTGATCTTTGCAGCAGTTTTAATCTTGGTTTCTGGTAAAGCAATTAAGCCGATTGTTGATACATATCATAAGCAACAAGAATTTATTACCAACGCGGGTCATGAATTAAAGACACCACTAGCGGTTATTTCAGCTAATACTGAAATGGAAGAGATGCTAGGCAATAATTCTGAATGGAATGAAAGTACAAAAGAGCAAGTTGAAAAATTATCTGAGTTAATTAATCGTCTAATTTCTTTGGCTAGAACTGGTGAAAATGGTGAAGTTGCTTTAAGTAAAGTGGATTTTTCACAGATTGTTGAAGATGTGACACAAAATTTTAAATCGGTTATGAAGCAAAATGATTTAGTGTATCAGGTTTCCATTCGTGAGGGGATTAATGTAATTGCAGAAAAGCATTCTTTAACTGAAGTGGTCAATATTTTACTTGATAATGCTAGAAAATATTGTGATCCACATGGCAGAGTAAAAGTAGAGTTAGTCAAAAGTACGCTAAGTAAAAATGCAATTTTACGAGTAATTAATACTTATAAGGAAGGAAAAAATAAAGACTATACGCACTTCTTTGATCGTTTTTATCGTGAAGATGAATCTCACAATTCTAAAAAAGGTGGCTTTGGTATTGGATTAGCTATGGCTCAAGAATTAATTCATACTTTCCACGGTAAAATTTCAGTAAATCATAGAGAAGAAAATATCGTTTTTAGTGTTAGTCTAAAAATTGTCAAATAG
- a CDS encoding MFS transporter — protein MAKRKSIYTKDVILVMAASFFFMFSTMFVNPLINGYAKNLGASSAFAGIIVGIMSVAAMFLRPVAGNLTDKFSKYRLSFIGGILILIGIVGYILTPSSGWLLLFRLINGTGYVLCTVCMTTWLAFLVPRQHVGEAMGFYGLMNALAMALAPALSINIYQKIGYRESLIASAISALLMVISIQFVGNHAKPNAEMCQRAAKKHFKIIQVNVLPVAILTTLFAIPYFVTQADIVTYVEQMHLSVAVGSYFLIYAIVLLIIRIGFKRYFDTVRFGVWFWISLVSTAAYIILLAVMNNNWQMALAAAGMAMGYGIIYSVLQSTALLLAPIEEQGLASSTFYLGLDIAMAFGPMISGVIDSTFPIKWFYPIELILIPFILLVYFIWRKRLNGAIDHH, from the coding sequence TTGGCAAAAAGAAAATCAATTTATACTAAAGACGTTATTTTAGTTATGGCAGCGTCCTTCTTTTTCATGTTCAGTACTATGTTTGTTAATCCGTTGATTAATGGCTATGCCAAAAATTTAGGAGCAAGTAGTGCTTTTGCAGGAATTATCGTAGGTATTATGAGTGTGGCCGCTATGTTTTTACGCCCCGTTGCTGGTAATTTAACTGATAAATTTTCTAAGTATCGTTTATCCTTTATTGGTGGAATTTTAATATTAATCGGAATAGTAGGATATATCCTTACTCCTTCAAGCGGTTGGTTGCTGTTATTTAGACTGATTAATGGTACGGGGTATGTTTTATGTACTGTTTGTATGACAACTTGGCTGGCATTTTTGGTTCCACGGCAACACGTTGGTGAAGCAATGGGTTTCTATGGCTTAATGAATGCCTTGGCAATGGCATTAGCACCAGCACTTTCAATTAATATTTATCAAAAAATTGGTTATCGTGAAAGTCTGATTGCATCGGCTATTTCAGCTTTATTGATGGTTATCTCTATTCAATTTGTAGGTAATCATGCTAAGCCTAATGCAGAAATGTGCCAAAGAGCTGCTAAAAAGCACTTTAAGATTATTCAAGTAAATGTTTTACCGGTAGCTATTTTAACCACTTTATTTGCAATACCATATTTTGTTACCCAAGCAGATATTGTAACTTATGTTGAACAAATGCATTTAAGTGTTGCAGTAGGATCATATTTCTTGATTTATGCAATTGTACTCTTAATTATTAGAATTGGATTCAAACGCTACTTTGATACTGTGCGCTTTGGCGTGTGGTTCTGGATTAGCTTGGTGTCAACAGCTGCTTATATTATTTTGCTGGCGGTTATGAATAATAATTGGCAAATGGCCTTAGCAGCTGCTGGGATGGCCATGGGGTACGGCATTATTTATTCAGTTTTACAATCAACCGCTTTACTTCTTGCACCAATTGAAGAACAGGGATTAGCTAGCTCAACTTTTTATTTAGGATTGGATATTGCTATGGCTTTTGGTCCTATGATTAGTGGTGTAATTGACAGTACTTTTCCTATTAAATGGTTTTATCCGATCGAATTAATCTTAATTCCATTTATACTTTTAGTTTACTTTATTTGGCGCAAGAGATTGAATGGTGCGATAGATCACCATTAA
- a CDS encoding OsmC family protein, with protein sequence MSDYLVKSQLENKEWQISNHVRDHNFICDANDKKYDAGPNPVEYLCGSVNSCIVMSAGMITKAHQLDVKNFNVKNYAKTEKMGYGKSVVTEMRIEVSFDSEMSKEEKEEFLAHVLHVSTIYQTIKEAIKIYVELT encoded by the coding sequence ATGAGTGATTATTTAGTAAAATCTCAACTAGAAAATAAAGAATGGCAAATTTCTAATCATGTCCGTGATCACAACTTTATTTGTGATGCTAATGATAAAAAGTACGATGCTGGTCCTAATCCGGTTGAATATTTATGTGGAAGTGTAAATTCTTGTATTGTAATGTCAGCAGGAATGATCACTAAAGCACATCAATTAGATGTAAAGAATTTTAATGTAAAAAATTATGCCAAGACTGAAAAAATGGGTTATGGTAAATCAGTAGTTACTGAGATGAGAATTGAAGTCTCTTTTGACTCAGAAATGTCAAAGGAAGAAAAAGAAGAGTTTTTAGCTCATGTTTTACATGTATCTACGATTTACCAAACTATTAAAGAAGCAATAAAAATTTATGTAGAATTAACCTAA
- a CDS encoding aldo/keto reductase translates to MTLLDEAVVLNDGSLMPKVGVVVGNKPADDAIKAGYRLIDCSLDQKTKLKAENPQLYVEVQVPEDVITRDDFKKIRQDIIDHHADLCLLKLSDNKEKNGQIWQELEQLKIQGWIKNIGVINISVDALNELLNHTQVRPCVAQISYEDQGLINLARENRIQVEIPVHGDINALAEIASHYGTSSVELVMRYFSQKGIVPLFEIEDVVENPRINFTINAEDLATIGQLFAQK, encoded by the coding sequence ATGACTTTATTAGATGAAGCCGTTGTATTGAATGATGGTAGTTTGATGCCAAAAGTTGGTGTTGTTGTAGGTAATAAACCAGCAGATGATGCAATTAAAGCAGGTTATAGATTAATTGACTGCAGCCTTGATCAAAAAACAAAATTGAAAGCTGAAAATCCGCAACTATATGTGGAAGTTCAGGTCCCAGAAGATGTGATTACTCGTGATGATTTTAAAAAGATTAGACAAGATATTATAGACCATCATGCTGATCTGTGCTTATTGAAGCTAAGTGATAATAAGGAAAAAAATGGTCAGATTTGGCAAGAATTAGAGCAATTAAAAATTCAAGGCTGGATTAAAAATATTGGTGTTATTAATATCAGCGTCGATGCATTGAATGAATTATTAAATCATACTCAGGTTAGACCATGTGTAGCGCAAATTAGTTATGAAGATCAAGGATTAATTAACTTAGCTCGTGAAAATAGAATTCAAGTAGAAATTCCAGTTCATGGTGATATTAATGCTTTAGCTGAAATTGCTAGTCATTATGGTACCAGCTCTGTCGAATTAGTCATGCGCTATTTCAGTCAAAAGGGTATTGTTCCATTGTTTGAAATTGAAGATGTAGTAGAAAATCCAAGAATTAACTTCACTATTAATGCTGAAGATTTAGCTACAATTGGTCAACTTTTTG